The DNA window CATTTCCCAGGAAGGCGTTCTCGCGTCGATCGCTGAAGGCGTCGGGCTCGATCCCAGCGACTTCCTCGAAGGAATCACCAGTCCTTCAATCAAGGATCGATTGCGCGCCAACACGAACGAGTTGATCGAACGTGGCGGCTTCGGTTCACCCACGATGTTCGTCGACGGCGACGACATGTTCTTCGGCAATGACCGGCTCCCACTGGTTCGCGCGGCACTCGAACGCCATGTGTGACACCGCTGTCCGCGTCCTTCCGGATCGCGTGCTCTTCGCCAAGAATTCCGACAGGGATTCGAACGAGGCCCAGCTGTTGGACTGGCAACCCGCCCGCGAATACCGGCCTGACGCGCCACTGCGCTGCACCTGGATCCGGATCCCCCAGGCGCGGCGCACCCATGCCGTGCTGCTCTCGCGGCCCTTCTGGATGTGGGGTGCGGAGATCGGTGCGAACGAACATGGCGTGGTCATCGGCAACGAAGCCGTGTTCACCAAACAACCCCTCGCAGGCACGGGCCTGACGGGGATGGATCTGCTCCGGCTCGGTCTCGAGCGCGCGTCGACCGCAGAAGAAGCCGTCGCCATCATCACCCGATTGCTGAAGGAACACGGCCAGGGCGGAGGCTGCGGACACGAAGACCGCTCGTTCACGTACCACAGCAGCTACATCCTGGCGGATCCACGGGGCGCCTACGTGCTCGAAACGGCGGGCCATGAGTGGGCCAGCGAGCGGGTCGAAGGCGCGCGAAGCATCTCGAATGGGCTGACGATCGAAGGCTTCGCGGGGCAGCACAAGGACGTGCTGCGGACGAAGGCAGCCTCGGCTGGAGTGCGACGCGCCTGCACGGAGGCGCATGCTGCCCGCGCCAAGACGCCCGCCGACATGATGGCGCTTCTGCGAGATCACGGAGGCCAACGGTTGGGGCCGCGGTATTCGCGGTTCAATGGGGGGATGGGTGCACCCTGCGTCCACGCCGGGGGCCAGGTGGTGAATTCACAAACCACTTCTTCGTGGGTCTCGGAGCTCACGCCGGATGGCGTCTCCCATTGGGCGACGGCATCCGCCGCGCCCTGCACATCACTCTTCAAGCCCGTCTCGGTGGACCAACCTCTCGATCTGGGCCCGGAGCCCACGGATGAATACGACCCCGCGACGCTCTGGTGGCGTCATGAGCACCTTCACCGACGGCTGATGTGGGATCCGGAAGGCCTGATGAGCGCAATCGTCCAGGAGCGGAATCACGTGGAAGCGGGCTGGATTGCAGACCCACCGGATTCGGAGAAGGCCTTCGCGGAGGGCGACCGGCTCCTGGAGGGCTGGACCGACCGCGCCCTGGCCGCCAGCTTGACGGATCGACGGCCTTCCTGGACCCGCCGCTACTGGGCAAAGCGCAACGAGCGCGCAGGCTTTCCGGAACACGGGACGCTCTGATCGCATCGGGCAGCATCCCAGCGAAGCCCGCGAGGCTGGGCGACCTCACGGACTCGGTTGACATCCTCGCAACGTCCGGGAATCCTTGGTGATTCCCGTTCCCTCCGGGCACGCGAGACGTGCCGCGGGGACACCACTCCACGACCCTTGGAGGGACCCATGGCAGACCGTCAACCGAACGATCCGCGTACCGTTGCGGTCGTTGGGGCCACGGGGGCCGTCGGGGAGGTCGTGCTCCGGCTCCTGGCCGAACGCAGCTTCCCGGTGGGCGAGCTGCGAGCCCTTGCGAGCGAGCGCTCCGCCGGAACCACCGTGCCCTTCGCCGGTCGGGACATCACCGTCCAGGAAGCGCGCCCGGAAGCTTTCGACGGCGTGGATTTCGCTTTCTTCGCCGCCACCGGCGGCCTCTCGAAGACGCTGGCACCCGAGGTCGCGAAGCGCGGCGGCGTCGCCATCGACAAGTCGAACACCTGGCGCCTCAACGACGAAGTTCCGTTGGTGGTGCCGGAGATCAATCCCGATGCCCTCGAAAAGCACAAGGGCATCGTCTCATGCCCGAACTGCACGACCATCGGCTTCGTCATGGCCCTCGAGCCGCTCCGACGGGAGGCCGGCGTGAAGTCCGTCGTCGTGACGACCTTGCAGGCGGTCAGCGGGTCGGGCAAGCCCGGCCTCGAAGAGTTGGCCCGCCAGCGAGCGGAAATCGACCGTGGCGAAGCGCCGACCCCGGCCTTCTATCCCCAGCCGATCGTCGAGAACGCCCTCCCCCTATGCGAAGACTTTCGCGAAGACGGCTACTCCACCGAAGAGATCAAGCTGCTGAACGAAACCCACAAGATCATGGGCGTGACCGACATCGACGTGACCATGACCTGCGTGCGCGTCCCTGTGCCGGTCGGCCACTCGGCGACCATGCTGGTCGAAACCGAGCGGACGCTCTCTCCCGAGCGCGCTCGCGAAGTGCTCTCGGCCTTCCCCGGCGTCGAGGTGGTCGACGATCCATCCGAGAACGTATTTCCCACGGCCAGGGATGTGAGCGGACGCGATGAAGTGCTCGTCGGGCGCGTGCGCAAGGATCTGGCCAGCGATCGGCTCTGGCTCTGGCAGGTCTCGGACAACCTCCGCAAGGGCGCCGCGACGAACGCCATCCAGATTGCCGAGGAGATGGTCCGCCGCGGCCTCAAGTAGCCAACCGACGCCTTCGGAGCCGGCACCCGGTGTAGCGACACACCGGGTACTGCTTCGTTATGTCGCCTTCCAACTTCCGGGCCTGGCTGCAATTACTCTCGGTGCAACCGCAGCGGTCGAATGGATGGAACTCCCTTTGAATGTGGCGCTCGCCGCCGTCGGATGCTGGGTGTTGAAAGACGCTTTGATGTTCCGCTTCGTGCGCAAGGCCTACGAGCCAGGAGATGGCCGAACGCCGCGAGACGTTCGAGGCGCCATTGGGACTGCCACGGAAGAGGTCGCGCCGGAGGGCTATGTACGCATCGGCTCGGAGTTGTGGCGCGGCCGCCTTGCAGAGGGCTCCGAGCCCGTCGCCAAGGGAGAATGCGTCCGGGTCGTCGAGGTTCACGGCCTCATGGTCGTCGTAGAGAGAGAGGCCCAGGTATGAAGGGTGCGGCTGCATTCGATCGGTTGCTCGAGCTGCTGAAACTCGAGGCATTGGATCGGGATCTCTTCCTGGGCGAGACGCCTCGCGGAGAGGGACGACTCTTTGGTGGGCTGGTCGCCGCCCAGGCCGCGATGGCAGCAATGGAGACCGTCGAAGGAGCCTCGCTGCATTCCCTGCATGCCTATTTTCTGAGGCCCGGTCGACACGATACGCCGATCCGCTTCATCGTCCATCGGATTCGTGACGGTCGCTCCTTCACGACGCGGCGAGTCGTCGCCTATCAAGCGGGTGAGGCCATCTTCAACCTGTCCACGAGCTTTGCAAAGCCCGAGGAGGGCATCTCCCACCAGACACCGGCCCCGGAAGCGCCCGGGCCCGAGGGGCTTCCGGATTGGGAGGAGCTGCGGGCTCGCATGCTGGGACGGCCAGAAGCGGTACGCCACCAACCGATCGAGGTCCGTGCCTGCGATCCGGACGATCCCGAGGGCAACCCCCAGGAGCCCCGCAAGCGCATCTGGTTCCGACCCGCCGGCGCGGTGCCCGATGATCCGCGCATCCACACGGCGCTGCTGATCTACGCCAGCGATCGCACGTTGATTTCCACGGCTTCGCGCCCGCACGGGCTGCCATGGGGAAAGCGCATGGTGGCCAGCCTCGACCACGCCATGTGGATTCACCGGCCCCCGCACTTCGACGATTGGGTGCTCTACGCCTCCGAGAGCCCGGTCGCTCACGCTGCGCGTGGCCTCGTGTTTGGCGGGATGTACGACCTCGAAGGGCAACTCATTGCATCGGTCGCCCAGGAAGGCCTGATTCGAGTTCCACGCCAGGCGCCCTGACGAAAGCGAACCTTCGCCTCAGAGCAGGTAGGTCTGCTCCGCAGAGAGCGGTGACGAACCGGCCGCGTTGTAGGCGCTCACCTTGAAGAGACCGGAAGGCACCGACTTCTGGAAGAACAGGTGGATCTCGATTCCGCCGGGTGTCGCGGGATCGCGGATGACCGGAGTGACCATGCTGATCTGGCTCCCGTCGGCCTGCGTCATGTCGTACTCGATCACTTCGATCGGTCCGGCCCCGAAATCCTGCATCTTGATCGCGCCAAACGTGATATCAGCGACATCCTGGGGCTGGCCCGCATCTACCTTCCAGATGTTCACCCCAACGACCTGACTGGCTTCGAAATCGGGGATCACGATATGCAGCGCGCGAAGGTTGCAGCCCGTATTGATCGTGCAGACGGCCAGCAGCAGCGCCAGCCCGAAAAATCGAAAGGTGCGTCTCATGGGATGTTCCCTCCTGCGATTCGCTCACCGTTGATCGGAGGGGCCTTGGGACCAAAACGTGATTGGGGCTACCAACCCTCATTTAAGGGGCAATTCCCCCCCTCGGGGATTGTCTTCGATGAACCTCTTCCTCTGCTGGTGCGTATTCCAGTTCAGCGCGCCGAGGAGGACGAAGCCTGATGGACCCCATCGAACTGGAAGAACGCCCGAGAGCCCTGACCGAATGGCATCGGGGCCACCCCGAGGGCCGAATGGCCGGTGTCTGTGCGGGATTGGCAGCTGAATTCGATGTCCCGGTCACGCTCGTCCGGGCCAGCTTCTTGGCATCGGGGCCACCCCGAGGGCCGAATGGCCGGTGTCTGTGCGGGATTGGCAGCTGAATTCGATGTCCCGGTCACGCTCGTCCGGGCCAGCTTCTTGGGCGGGCTGCTGGGCCCTTCGCTGATCCTGACCGTGTGTCTCTACGCTGTCCTGTGGTTCTTGATGCCGGCACAGCCCGGAGACGAATCCGGTCTCGACCGGGTCGTCGATGCCGTCACGTCCTTGAGTGGCGAGGCACGAGAGCGCGTGAATCACTCGGACGCTGACTTCCGGCGCTAGTTGCCACGATCTCAGCGAAGCGCGGCGAGTGCCTCGATCTTCTCGAGGAATGCCCTGGGCTCGTCGTAGCGGATCCCCTGGGCGAGACGCGTCACGCCGAGCTCCGAGAGTTCGGCTAGCTGCTCGTGCGCGCGGGTCGGATCGTCCAACGCAACGCCACCCAGCACGATGATCTCGAGGGGCATTCGTCCTGCCTCCTTTTCGAGCTGGCGCAGGCGTTCGATGCGCGGAGCAAGCTGGGCAGGATCGCCACCCATCGGCATCCAGCCGTCCCCAGCTCGCACGGCGCGACCGAGAGCGGCATCGCTACCGCCTCCGACGAAGATGGGCGGCTTCTTCGGACGCGGCAGGAACAGGATCGGCTGACCGTTCACATCCAACTCGTCGCTGTCGAAACAACGCCCGAGAAAATCGAGCATCTCGTCGGTCAGGCGTCCGCGGCGGGTGCGGTCAATACCGAGGGCCCGGAACTCCGCCTCCATCCAGCCCACCCCAACACCGAGTTGCAGGCGCCCATTGG is part of the bacterium genome and encodes:
- a CDS encoding acyl-CoA thioesterase II produces the protein MKGAAAFDRLLELLKLEALDRDLFLGETPRGEGRLFGGLVAAQAAMAAMETVEGASLHSLHAYFLRPGRHDTPIRFIVHRIRDGRSFTTRRVVAYQAGEAIFNLSTSFAKPEEGISHQTPAPEAPGPEGLPDWEELRARMLGRPEAVRHQPIEVRACDPDDPEGNPQEPRKRIWFRPAGAVPDDPRIHTALLIYASDRTLISTASRPHGLPWGKRMVASLDHAMWIHRPPHFDDWVLYASESPVAHAARGLVFGGMYDLEGQLIASVAQEGLIRVPRQAP
- a CDS encoding PspC domain-containing protein; this translates as MAGVCAGLAAEFDVPVTLVRASFLGGLLGPSLILTVCLYAVLWFLMPAQPGDESGLDRVVDAVTSLSGEARERVNHSDADFRR
- a CDS encoding aspartate-semialdehyde dehydrogenase, yielding MADRQPNDPRTVAVVGATGAVGEVVLRLLAERSFPVGELRALASERSAGTTVPFAGRDITVQEARPEAFDGVDFAFFAATGGLSKTLAPEVAKRGGVAIDKSNTWRLNDEVPLVVPEINPDALEKHKGIVSCPNCTTIGFVMALEPLRREAGVKSVVVTTLQAVSGSGKPGLEELARQRAEIDRGEAPTPAFYPQPIVENALPLCEDFREDGYSTEEIKLLNETHKIMGVTDIDVTMTCVRVPVPVGHSATMLVETERTLSPERAREVLSAFPGVEVVDDPSENVFPTARDVSGRDEVLVGRVRKDLASDRLWLWQVSDNLRKGAATNAIQIAEEMVRRGLK
- a CDS encoding peptidase U34, which gives rise to MTGSHWFARHSNAMCDTAVRVLPDRVLFAKNSDRDSNEAQLLDWQPAREYRPDAPLRCTWIRIPQARRTHAVLLSRPFWMWGAEIGANEHGVVIGNEAVFTKQPLAGTGLTGMDLLRLGLERASTAEEAVAIITRLLKEHGQGGGCGHEDRSFTYHSSYILADPRGAYVLETAGHEWASERVEGARSISNGLTIEGFAGQHKDVLRTKAASAGVRRACTEAHAARAKTPADMMALLRDHGGQRLGPRYSRFNGGMGAPCVHAGGQVVNSQTTSSWVSELTPDGVSHWATASAAPCTSLFKPVSVDQPLDLGPEPTDEYDPATLWWRHEHLHRRLMWDPEGLMSAIVQERNHVEAGWIADPPDSEKAFAEGDRLLEGWTDRALAASLTDRRPSWTRRYWAKRNERAGFPEHGTL
- a CDS encoding TIGR03619 family F420-dependent LLM class oxidoreductase, with translation MGAVVRTMGPASAAGTVRACARAVEEAGLDELWVVDHIAIAPDDAEGSGGRYLDPLSALAWIAGMTERVHIGTAILNLPYRPPLPTAKAIATLQELSNGRLQLGVGVGWMEAEFRALGIDRTRRGRLTDEMLDFLGRCFDSDELDVNGQPILFLPRPKKPPIFVGGGSDAALGRAVRAGDGWMPMGGDPAQLAPRIERLRQLEKEAGRMPLEIIVLGGVALDDPTRAHEQLAELSELGVTRLAQGIRYDEPRAFLEKIEALAALR
- a CDS encoding PspC domain-containing protein; amino-acid sequence: MDPIELEERPRALTEWHRGHPEGRMAGVCAGLAAEFDVPVTLVRASFLASGPPRGPNGRCLCGIGS